From a single Pleurodeles waltl isolate 20211129_DDA chromosome 10, aPleWal1.hap1.20221129, whole genome shotgun sequence genomic region:
- the RPL14 gene encoding large ribosomal subunit protein eL14 has protein sequence MVFKRYVQIGRVAYISFGPHEGKLVAIVDVIDQNRALVDGPCSGVKRQAMPFKCMQLTDFVLKFPHSARQKFVRRAWEKENVNEKWTQTRWAKKIDAREKKAKMTDFDRYRVMKAKRMRNKIIKAEVKKLQKEASKKSQ, from the exons ATG GTTTTCAAGCGTTATGTACAGATTGGCCGGGTTGCCTACATCTCCTTTGGCCCACATGAAGGGAAGCTGGTTGCAATTGTTGACGTAATTGACCAAAACAGG GCACTGGTGGATGGTCCTTGCAGTGGCGTCAAAAGGCAAGCTATGCCCTTCAAATGCATGCAGCTGACTGACTTTGTGCTCAAGTTCCCCCACAG CGCTCGTCAGAAGTTTGTAAGACGTGCTtgggaaaaagaaaatgtaaatgaaaaatggACTCAAacaagatgggcaaagaaaatcGATGCCAGGGAGAAG AAAGCCAAGATGACAGATTTTGACCGTTATCGTGTCATGAAGGCAAAGAGGATG AGGAACAAAATCATCAAAGCTGAAGTAAAGAAACTCCAAAAGGAAGCTTCCAAAAAGTCACAGTAA